A genomic window from Triticum urartu cultivar G1812 chromosome 7, Tu2.1, whole genome shotgun sequence includes:
- the LOC125519789 gene encoding zinc finger CCCH domain-containing protein 46, whose protein sequence is MNRRPELCRNYQRGSCKYGAQCRFVHANSNQQQQQQQPQAKPNPFGFGAGGRQQPPPQPFGAQSQQFQQQQQKPNPFGFGVQGGAAQQRNDPGPAKPFQNKWVRDPSAAPTKQAEAQPAPQAAHTSCADPESCRQQISDDFKNEAPLWKLTCYAHLRSGPCDITGDISYEELRAKAYEEGKQGKPMQSIVEGERNLQNAKLTEFTNLLNKARATPSFPTAGSFPEVKNNSTFGSSQTNGPPVFSSFNQLGAATNFGSGPRTAAPGVPMNTIFGQPTQSTPSFGAPAFGSTGMRFGVPVGSQTSKQSFGSYQGSSMSSNSNFQNSTSSGHHRDIDKQSVELLNGMTPRTSAMDQAPVEASKNEKQDDSIWLKEKWEIGQIPLDEPPARHVSHVF, encoded by the exons ATGAACCGGCGGCCGGAGCTCTGCAGGAACTACCAGCGCGGCAG CTGCAAGTACGGGGCGCAGTGCAGGTTCGTGCACGCCAACTCCAaccaacagcagcagcagcagcagccgcagGCGAAGCCCAACCCCTTCGGGTTCGGCGCCGGGGGCAGGCagcagccgccgccgcagccgtTCGGTGCGCAGTCCCAGCAGtttcagcagcagcagcagaagccCAATCCGTTCGGGTTCGGAGTGCAAGGCGGCGCCGCCCAGCAGCGGAACGATCCTGGCCCGGCAAAG CCTTTTCAAAATAAGTGGGTGAGGGATCCCTCAGCGGCGCCGACGAAGCAAGCGGAGGCGCAGCCAGCACCGCAGGCGGCCCACAC ATCCTGTGCAGACCCTGAGTCCTGCAGGCAACAGATATCTGATGACTTCAAGAATGAGGCTCCCCTGTGGAAGCTTACTTGTTATGCTCATCTCAGAAG TGGTCCTTGTGACATTACGGGGGATATTAGCTATGAGGAGCTGAGAGCTAAAGCATACGAAGAGGGCAAACAAGGGAAGCCTATGCAGTCAATA GTTGAAGGAGAAAGAAATCTACAAAATGCAAAGTTGACAGAGTTCACTAATTTGCTGAACAAGGCACGTGCAACACCAAGCTTTCCTACTGCAGGCTCCTTCCCAGAAGTGAAAAATAACTCAACCTTTGGGAGTTCTCAAACTAATGGACCACCTGTGTTTAGTAGTTTCAATCAACTTGGAGCAGCAACAAATTTTGGATCTGGGCCAAG AACTGCCGCACCAGGAGTTCCAATGAATACCATTTTCGGTCAGCCTACACAGTCTACTCCATCGTTTGGTGCCCCTGCTTTTGGCAGTACTGGAATGAGATTTGGAGTTCCAG TTGGGAGCCAGACATCAAAGCAATCATTTGGGAGTTACCAAGGCTCGAGCATGTCCAGCAACAGCAATTTTCAGAACTCTACTTCGTCTGGCCATCACAGAGACATTGATAAGCAGTCAGTGGAGTTACTTAATGGGATGACACCTCGTACAAGTGCCATGGACCAGGCACCTGTTGA AGCCAGTAAAAACGAAAAGCAGGATGATAGCATTTGGCTGAAGGAAAAATGGGAAATTGGACAG ATACCGCTGGATGAACCGCCAGCGAGGCATGTTAGCCATGTATTTTAA
- the LOC125519791 gene encoding uncharacterized protein LOC125519791, which yields MAGQAPAVVAFALAAAILSTPPPQSENFSNIPPTLSGDDKAQVRIKHPKSAKALQCTSKCVATCIRGGEGPINVRRPLVVFKEGQFRSRLYCLTECSDICNLIKDGEDGP from the exons ATGGCGGGGCAGGCGCCGGCCGTGGTGGCGTTCGCTCTGGCGGCCGCCATCCTCTCGACGCCGCCTCCGCAGTCGGAGAACTTCTCCAACATCCCGCCCACGCTCTCCG GGGACGACAAGGCGCAGGTGAGGATCAAGCACCCCAAGTCGGCCAAGGCGCTGCAGTGCACCTCCAAGTGCGTGGCCACCTGCATCCGCGGCGGCGAGGGGCCCATCAACGTCCGGAGGCCCCTCGTCGTCTTCAAGGAGGGGCAGTTCCGCAGCCGCCTCTACTG CCTGACAGAGTGCTCGGACATCTGCAACCTCATCAAGGACGGCGAGGACGGGCCATGA